The genomic segment GGTACGACCCCGCCGCACGTGTCCATCGCCGGCCCGTTCGTCGAGGAGGTCGCTACGCCTCCGGGTGCTTGAGCGCGGCGACCGTGGAGGCGGCGAGGTCGTCGAGGTACCCCTTGGGCAGGCCGCCGCGGACCACCACGAGCCGCCAGTACAGCGGCCCCACGATCAGGTCCAGCGCACGGTCGGGGTCGCTGCCCTCCGGGAGTTCGCCCCGGGCCACCGCCGCCCGGACGACGACGGCGGCGACGCCCTGCTGGGGGTCGAGGAGGGCCGCCTTGATCGTGTCGGCGATCTCCGGGTTCCTGGCCGCCTCGACGAGCAGGTCCGGGATCACCTGCGAGGCGACGGGGTGGCGGAGCGCGTACGAGGCGAGGCCGAGGACCGCCCGTACGTCCCCGTACAGCGAGCCGGTGTCGGGGGTCGGCATGCCCTGTTCGGCGACGGCGGCCACCAGGTCGAGTACCAGGTGCAGTTTGGACTTCCAGCGCCGGTAGACGGCGGTCTTGCCGACGCCCGCACGGCGCGCGATGCCCTCCATCGACATCCGGGCGAAGCCCACCGAGGCCAGTTCCTCGAAGACGGCCCCGCGGATCGCGTCGGTCACGTCCTCGCGCAGCACGGCGGCGCCCGCCGGGGTGCGGCGCCGGGGTCCGGGTTCGGTGCTCATGCTCTCAAGGATATCCGTAACGACGAAACGGTTGCGTCCCGACGCCCATACGATTTACGCTCAGCGTGGCGACGAAACGGTCCCGTCCCGTCGTTCGCTCGCGGTTGTCCCGCAGTTCAACGTTCGTTCCCCCGCGTCGAAGACTGTTCCGTTCCAGCCTCCGACGCCTGTTTCCCCAGCCTTCAACCGCCTGTTCCCAGCCTCCGTCGAAAGCGATCGTGGTGAGCCAGACAGCAGCTCCGCCGACCCCAGGGCCGGCCGAAACCGATCCCGCCGCACTCGCCCCGGTCTACGCCCCGGGCGAGCTGGCGGCGCTCGCCGCCCGCCACGGCCTCACCGTCAGCGGCGCCCGCCCCTCCCTCGCGTCGTACGTCGCCCAGCTCTGGGGGCGCAGGCACTTCATCGTGGCGTTCGCCACCGCCAAGCTGACCGCTCAGTACAGCCAGGCGAAGCTCGGCCAGATCTGGCAGATCATGACGCCGCTGCTCAACGCGGCGGTGTACTACTTCATCTTCGGCATCCTGATGGGCACCAAGCACGGGGTCCCCGACTTCGTGCCGTTCCTCGTCACGGGTGTCTTCATCTGGACGTTCACCTCCAGCTCGATCACCGCGGGCACCCGTGCGATCAGCGGCAACATCGGGCTGGTGCGCGCCCTGCACTTCCCGCGCGCCTCGCTGCCGGTCGCGCTCGCCCTCCAGCAGCTCCAGCAGCTGCTGTTCTCGCTCGGCGCGCTCGTCGTGATCCTTTTCGTCTTCGGGGAGTTCCCCAGCCCCAGCTGGGTGCTCGCGATCCCCGCGCTCTTCCTCCAGGCGCTCTTCAACACCGGCGTCTCGATGTTCGTGGCGCGGCTCACCGCGAAGACCCCGGACATCGCCCAGCTGATGCCGTTCCTGCTGCGCACCTGGATGTACGCGTCCGGCGTGATGTGGAGCCTGGACTCCCTCCTCACCACGGACCGCGTCCCGCACTGGGTCATCGTCGCGCTCGACTGCAACCCGGCGGCCGTCTACATCGACCTGATGCGGTTCGCCCTGATCGAGAGCTTCACCGCCGACCAGCTGCCCCCGCACGTGTGGGCGGTGGCCGCGGCGTGGGCACTGGTCTGCGGCCTCGGCGGCTTCGTGTTCTTCTGGAAGGCCGAAGAGAGGTACGGACGTGGCTGACACGACCGAGGAGCGGGAGCCCACCGTCGTCGTCGACGACGTGCACATCACCTACAAGGTCAACGGCACCAAGGGCGGCCGGGGCAGCGCGACCTCCGCGCTCAGCCGGATCGTCACCCGGCGCGAGAGCCCGGGCGTGCGCGAGGTGCACGCCGTGAAGGGCGTCAGCTTCGCCGCGTACAAGGGCGAGGCGATCGGCCTCATCGGCTCGAACGGCTCCGGCAAGTCCACCCTGCTCAAGGCGATCGCCGGGCTGCTCCCGGCGACGAAGGGCAAGGTCCACACGCAGGGCCAGCCCTCGCTGCTCGGTGTGAACGCGGCGCTGATGAGCGACCTGACCGGCGAGCGGAACGTCGTGCTGGGCGGCCTCGCGATGGGCATGTCCCGCCAGGAGATCCGCGAGCGGTACGACGACATCGTCTCCTTCTCCGGCATCAACGAGAAGGGCGACTTCATCACGCTGCCGATGCGGACGTACTCCTCCGGCATGGGCGCCCGGCTGCGGTTCTCCATCGCGGCGGCCAAGAGCCACGACGTGCTCCTGATCGACGAGGCGCTCTCCACCGGCGACGCCAAGTTCCAGAACCGGAGCAAGGACCGGATCAAGGAGCTCCGCAAGGAGGCCGGCACGGTCTTCCTGGTCAGCCACAGCAACAGGTCGATCCTGGAGACCTGCGACCGGGCGATCTGGCTGGAAGCGGGCGTCCTGCGGATGGACGGCCCGGCGGAGGACGTCGTCGCCGCGTACGAGCGGTTCACGAAGAAGTAGTCCCCACGCGGACCCGCGGAGCGGGGGGCTCCGGGCTTCACGGCCCGGAGCCCCCCTCTCTCATGTCACCGCGTCACCGCGTCAGGCGTGCGTCCGCAGCAGCGTCCGCATGGTCCGCATCGCGACCGACAGGTTCGCCAGGTCGAAGGCGTCGGAGCTCTGGATCTCCTCCAGGGTGGAACGCGACCGGGAGAGGATCGCCGCGTTCTTCTCCTCCCACGCCTTGAACCGGTCCTCCGGTGCCGCACCCTCGGCCCCCACGGCCAGCACGTCGGCGGTGAGCGCCGCGTGGGCCGCGTACAGGTCCTCGCGGATGGAGGCGCGGGCCATGGACTGCCAGCGGTCGGCGCGCGGCAGCTCGATGATCCGGTCCATCAGCGCGGTGATCCGCAGCCGGTCCGCGAGGTCGTAGTAGACCTCGGCGACGGCGAGCGGGTCCTTGCCCGTACGGTCCGCGATGGCCACGATGTCGAGCGCCGGGAACGCCGAGGAGAACCCGGCGACACGCTGCGCCAGCTCCTCCGGCACGTCCGCCGACGTCAGCTCGTCCAGGATCTGCTGGTACCACTCCTGGTCGGTGCCCCGCAGCAGCTTGGGCATCGCGGCCCAGACCTCGGCGACCCGCTCCTCGAAGAAGGCGACGGTGGCCTCGATGTCCACCGGCTGCGGGCGGTTGCCGAGCAGCCAGCGGGTGCCGCGCTCCACCAGACGGCGGGAGTGCAGCCGGATGCGGGTCTGCACCGCGGCGCCGACCTGGTTGTCGAGTGCCTCCACGGCGTCCCAGACCTGGTTCAGGCCGAAGATCTCGCGGGCCGCTGCCTGCGCCCGCACGATCTCCTCCACCGAGGCCCCGGTCTCCTCGCGGAACCGGTGCAGGAAGGTCGAACCGCCGGTGTTCACGGTGTCGTTGACCAGCACGGTGGTGATGATCTCGCGGCGCAGCGCGTGGCCGTCGATCGCCTCGGGGAAGCGTTCGCGCAGCTGCTTCGGGAAGTAGGCGTGCGCGAGGCGCTGGAGGTGCGGGTCGTCGGGGAGGCTGGTGCTGATCAGCTCGTCGGCGGCGGTGATCTTGGTGTAGGCGAGCAGCACGGCGAGTTCCGGCTGGCTCAGGCCCTTGCCGGCGGAGAGGAGTTCGCGGATCTGCCGGTCGGCGGGGAGGAACTCCAGCGCGCGGTCCAGCTCGCCCGCGGACTCCAGTTGGCGCATCGAGCGCTGGTGGGCGTGGAGCAGGTCGGTGGCCTGGGCGGAGGCGTTGGTGAGCGCGACGTTCTGCGCGTAGTTGTTGCGCAGCACGAGCGCGCCGACCTCGTCGGTCATCTCGGCGAGCAGCTTGTTGCGCTGCTTGACGGTCATGTCGCCGTCCCGGACCAGCCCGTTGAGCAGGATCTTGATGTTCACCTCGTGGTCGGAGGTGTCCACACCGGCGCTGTTGTCGATCGCGT from the Streptomyces sp. NBC_01335 genome contains:
- a CDS encoding TetR/AcrR family transcriptional regulator; its protein translation is MSTEPGPRRRTPAGAAVLREDVTDAIRGAVFEELASVGFARMSMEGIARRAGVGKTAVYRRWKSKLHLVLDLVAAVAEQGMPTPDTGSLYGDVRAVLGLASYALRHPVASQVIPDLLVEAARNPEIADTIKAALLDPQQGVAAVVVRAAVARGELPEGSDPDRALDLIVGPLYWRLVVVRGGLPKGYLDDLAASTVAALKHPEA
- a CDS encoding ABC transporter permease; the encoded protein is MVSQTAAPPTPGPAETDPAALAPVYAPGELAALAARHGLTVSGARPSLASYVAQLWGRRHFIVAFATAKLTAQYSQAKLGQIWQIMTPLLNAAVYYFIFGILMGTKHGVPDFVPFLVTGVFIWTFTSSSITAGTRAISGNIGLVRALHFPRASLPVALALQQLQQLLFSLGALVVILFVFGEFPSPSWVLAIPALFLQALFNTGVSMFVARLTAKTPDIAQLMPFLLRTWMYASGVMWSLDSLLTTDRVPHWVIVALDCNPAAVYIDLMRFALIESFTADQLPPHVWAVAAAWALVCGLGGFVFFWKAEERYGRG
- a CDS encoding ABC transporter ATP-binding protein, whose amino-acid sequence is MADTTEEREPTVVVDDVHITYKVNGTKGGRGSATSALSRIVTRRESPGVREVHAVKGVSFAAYKGEAIGLIGSNGSGKSTLLKAIAGLLPATKGKVHTQGQPSLLGVNAALMSDLTGERNVVLGGLAMGMSRQEIRERYDDIVSFSGINEKGDFITLPMRTYSSGMGARLRFSIAAAKSHDVLLIDEALSTGDAKFQNRSKDRIKELRKEAGTVFLVSHSNRSILETCDRAIWLEAGVLRMDGPAEDVVAAYERFTKK